From Paenibacillus thermoaerophilus, the proteins below share one genomic window:
- a CDS encoding glycosyltransferase family 2 protein, producing MLDKFLLSIQLFLACLGLYQAFFLLYGLKRKKQEKTHDPQKSFAVLVAAHNEEMVVGALIENLKNLDYPKELYDVFVIADNCTDNTAKIARELGVNVCERHNPNLRGKGYAIEWMLRELWKMPRQYDAVVILDADNLVSTDFLKHMNNDLCNGHKVIQAYLDTKNPGDSWVTASYAVTYWFCNRLWQLPRTNLGLANFLGGTGMTFDAALLKEMGWGATSLVEDLEFTVRCVQRGIKPTFNYQARVYDEKPLTFKASARQRLRWMQGHFDVARRYFFPLLWQGLKERNWAKLDTAIYTFNVYNVLFAFVFSVVLWIDMLIPGREHFTSLYEHVPGWVLTVIMAVTVVQFPLAMMLEKVKSWKMFAYLLVYPLFLVSWWPITFYAFFTQNNKQWSHTKHTRVIRMEDVGKQV from the coding sequence ATGTTGGACAAATTTCTCTTGTCCATTCAGCTGTTTCTTGCCTGCTTGGGCTTGTATCAGGCATTTTTCCTCCTGTACGGTCTGAAGCGGAAGAAACAGGAGAAGACGCATGATCCGCAAAAAAGCTTTGCCGTGCTGGTAGCCGCCCACAACGAGGAAATGGTTGTCGGCGCCTTGATCGAAAACTTGAAAAACCTGGATTATCCGAAAGAATTGTACGACGTATTCGTGATCGCCGACAACTGCACCGACAACACGGCGAAGATCGCCCGCGAACTCGGCGTCAACGTCTGCGAGCGGCATAACCCGAATCTTCGCGGCAAAGGCTATGCGATCGAGTGGATGCTCCGCGAATTGTGGAAGATGCCCCGCCAGTACGATGCGGTTGTTATTCTCGATGCGGACAACCTCGTCAGTACGGATTTCCTGAAGCATATGAACAACGACTTGTGCAACGGACACAAAGTCATTCAAGCTTATCTCGATACGAAAAACCCCGGCGATTCCTGGGTAACGGCTTCCTACGCGGTGACCTACTGGTTCTGCAACCGCCTGTGGCAATTGCCCCGCACGAATCTGGGGCTGGCGAACTTCCTCGGCGGCACGGGCATGACGTTCGACGCCGCGCTGCTGAAGGAGATGGGCTGGGGAGCGACGAGCCTTGTCGAGGACCTCGAATTCACCGTCCGCTGCGTGCAGCGGGGGATTAAGCCGACATTCAACTACCAGGCACGCGTGTATGACGAGAAGCCGCTGACGTTCAAGGCTTCCGCGCGCCAGCGTCTGCGCTGGATGCAAGGTCACTTCGACGTTGCGCGCCGCTACTTCTTCCCGCTGCTGTGGCAGGGTCTCAAGGAGCGCAACTGGGCGAAGCTCGACACCGCTATCTATACATTTAACGTGTATAACGTTTTGTTCGCGTTCGTATTCAGCGTCGTGCTGTGGATCGATATGCTGATTCCCGGCAGGGAACATTTTACATCCCTGTACGAGCACGTGCCGGGCTGGGTGCTTACGGTTATCATGGCGGTGACCGTGGTGCAGTTCCCGCTCGCCATGATGCTGGAGAAGGTCAAGTCCTGGAAGATGTTCGCGTATCTGCTGGTTTATCCGCTGTTCCTGGTCTCCTGGTGGCCGATCACGTTCTA
- a CDS encoding glycosyltransferase family 4 protein — translation MRVAIFTDTYLPEVNGVAKTLGRWVNYLESRGIACRVFAPESGDDSEDKPDRDFVHRFYSIPFLLYPELKLAIPNPFQIRKALREFEPTIVHAATPFNLGLFGLRYARKNNVPIVASYHTHFDQYLQHYKIQWVEPTLWRYMHWFHTDCRRIYVPSPSTKAYLEQKGMRGLEVWSRGVDTELFRPVSDREKILHKWNIPSDSFVLLYVGRLAPEKSVDVLLRAWHKLPADIRSRGRLVLTGDGPLAEELREMLPQNGHMIMTGFVQGRELAELYGAADLFVFPSATETFGNVVLESMAAGTPVIGAAAGGVLDNVQHNRTGLLCTPGSEEEFAAAIERLYRDGELRASMGRNAREYAEQQSWEQIFGRLLDSYRDVLEQESARVRGDFAN, via the coding sequence ATGCGCGTTGCCATTTTCACCGACACGTATTTGCCTGAGGTCAATGGCGTGGCCAAAACCCTCGGCCGTTGGGTGAACTACCTCGAATCGAGGGGCATCGCCTGCCGCGTATTCGCTCCCGAGAGCGGAGACGACAGCGAAGACAAGCCCGATCGCGATTTCGTGCACCGGTTTTACAGCATCCCTTTTTTGTTGTATCCGGAATTGAAGTTGGCTATTCCCAATCCGTTCCAGATACGGAAGGCGCTTCGCGAATTCGAGCCGACGATCGTGCACGCGGCGACTCCGTTTAATCTGGGATTGTTCGGCCTGAGATACGCCCGCAAAAACAACGTGCCGATCGTAGCCTCTTACCATACGCACTTCGACCAGTATTTGCAGCATTACAAAATCCAGTGGGTCGAGCCTACGCTATGGCGCTACATGCACTGGTTCCATACCGACTGCCGCCGGATTTACGTTCCCTCCCCTTCCACCAAGGCGTATCTGGAGCAGAAGGGGATGCGGGGCCTGGAGGTATGGTCGCGGGGCGTGGATACGGAGCTGTTCCGTCCGGTAAGCGACCGGGAAAAAATTCTGCACAAATGGAACATTCCGTCCGATTCGTTCGTCTTATTATATGTCGGACGGCTTGCCCCCGAGAAGAGCGTCGATGTGCTGCTGCGGGCTTGGCACAAATTGCCGGCTGACATCCGCAGCCGGGGACGGCTTGTGCTAACCGGCGACGGGCCTTTGGCCGAGGAACTGAGGGAGATGCTGCCGCAGAACGGGCATATGATCATGACCGGCTTCGTCCAGGGCCGGGAGCTGGCGGAGCTGTACGGAGCCGCCGATCTGTTCGTATTCCCGTCGGCGACGGAAACGTTCGGGAATGTCGTGCTGGAATCGATGGCGGCCGGGACGCCCGTGATCGGAGCGGCTGCAGGCGGCGTGCTGGACAACGTGCAGCATAACCGGACCGGCTTGCTGTGCACCCCGGGCAGCGAAGAGGAGTTTGCGGCCGCGATCGAGAGGCTTTACCGGGATGGCGAGTTGAGAGCGTCGATGGGACGCAACGCCCGGGAATATGCCGAGCAGCAATCCTGGGAGCAAATATTCGGCAGGCTGCTGGACAGCTACCGGGACGTTTTGGAGCAGGAGTCGGCAAGGGTCCGGGGCGATTTCGCGAATTAG
- a CDS encoding phosphatase PAP2 family protein, which translates to MSRVFGWLLDREQRVFRYVNRRLRRTWLDRAFGIVTHLGGATVSIAGTLGFALFAGSNWQRVGWIALATLAISHIPVAVLKRTYRRLRPYQIWPDTFTGPNPLKDHSFPSGHTTAIFSALVPYVLEQPLLAPLLLPIAGIVGLSRIYLGLHYPSDVLAGALLGSVTASCLYAWIP; encoded by the coding sequence ATGAGCCGTGTCTTCGGATGGCTGTTGGATCGGGAACAGCGCGTATTTCGCTATGTCAACCGGCGTCTGCGCCGAACGTGGCTGGACCGGGCGTTCGGGATCGTCACTCACCTCGGAGGAGCGACCGTCAGCATCGCGGGCACGCTCGGCTTCGCCCTGTTCGCCGGCTCCAATTGGCAGCGGGTCGGGTGGATTGCCTTGGCGACGCTGGCGATCAGCCATATTCCCGTGGCCGTGCTCAAGCGCACCTATCGGCGCCTCCGCCCTTACCAGATCTGGCCGGATACGTTCACCGGCCCCAATCCCCTGAAGGATCACTCGTTCCCGTCGGGACATACGACCGCGATTTTCTCCGCGCTGGTCCCTTATGTGCTGGAACAGCCGCTGCTGGCCCCTTTGCTCCTGCCCATCGCAGGCATCGTCGGCTTGTCCCGCATCTACCTCGGTCTTCATTATCCGTCGGACGTATTGGCCGGCGCCCTGCTCGGTTCCGTTACCGCTTCGTGCCTGTACGCCTGGATTCCGTAA
- the trmB gene encoding tRNA (guanosine(46)-N7)-methyltransferase TrmB, whose amino-acid sequence MRLRGRTGIREDLLAQPQLVTLQPGEWKGRWRERFGNDAPIHVELGMGKGKFISEMSRLHPDINFIGIDMFDELLRRGSEKARKAHEGDPPNLVLALWNIERIEEVFASGEIERIYLNFSDPWPKKRHAKRRLTHPRFVRKYIQLLNEHGEIHMKTDSRLLFEFSLNSFADMGLRMRNISLDLHADGPAPNNVMTEYETKFHEQGMNIYRCEVVVGSKALERHLEDLRAREAAGARKNVTP is encoded by the coding sequence ATGAGATTAAGAGGCAGAACGGGCATCCGCGAGGACCTGCTCGCCCAGCCGCAGCTGGTGACGCTGCAGCCCGGCGAATGGAAAGGCCGCTGGCGCGAGAGGTTCGGAAACGACGCGCCGATCCATGTGGAGCTGGGGATGGGCAAAGGCAAGTTTATCAGCGAGATGAGCCGCCTTCATCCCGATATCAACTTTATCGGCATCGACATGTTCGACGAGCTGCTGCGCAGGGGCAGCGAGAAGGCGAGGAAAGCGCACGAAGGCGATCCGCCCAATCTGGTGCTGGCTTTGTGGAACATCGAGCGGATCGAGGAAGTGTTCGCTTCCGGTGAAATCGAGCGCATCTACCTGAACTTCAGCGATCCGTGGCCGAAGAAGCGCCATGCGAAACGCCGACTGACGCATCCGCGGTTCGTGCGCAAGTACATACAGTTGCTGAACGAGCACGGAGAAATTCACATGAAGACCGATTCCCGGCTTCTGTTCGAGTTTTCTTTGAATTCCTTCGCCGACATGGGGCTCCGGATGCGCAACATCAGTCTGGACCTGCATGCGGACGGACCCGCGCCGAACAATGTGATGACGGAGTACGAGACCAAATTTCATGAACAAGGCATGAATATATACCGCTGCGAGGTCGTAGTCGGATCGAAGGCGCTGGAGCGGCATTTGGAGGACCTCCGCGCCCGGGAAGCGGCGGGTGCTCGGAAAAACGTTACGCCATAA
- a CDS encoding TIGR01212 family radical SAM protein (This family includes YhcC from E. coli K-12, an uncharacterized radical SAM protein.), with protein sequence MSSPTLEQKPRLWGDKRFHTWNYEMREQFGGKVFKVMLDAGFTCPNRDGTIATGGCTFCSARGSGDFAGRRRDDLVTQFNTIRDRQHKKWPDARYIGYFQAYTNTYAPVKELREYYEVILEQPGVVGLSIATRPDCLPDDVVDYLAELNERTYLWVEMGLQTIHERTSQIINRAHDTECYYKAVEKLRKHGIRVCAHVIYGLPLETHEMMLETSRAVAAMDVQGIKIHLLHLMRKTPMVKQYEQGLVRFLERDEYVKLVVDTLEFLPPEMIVHRVTGDAPRDLLIGPMWSLRKWEVLNAIDAELAARDTWQGKLYAGSRNGGV encoded by the coding sequence ATGTCCAGTCCAACCTTGGAGCAAAAGCCCCGACTATGGGGAGACAAGCGATTCCATACCTGGAACTATGAGATGCGCGAACAATTCGGCGGAAAAGTGTTCAAAGTCATGCTCGACGCGGGGTTTACGTGCCCGAACCGGGACGGAACGATCGCAACGGGCGGCTGCACGTTCTGCAGCGCGCGCGGGTCCGGCGATTTTGCGGGACGCCGCAGAGACGATCTCGTCACCCAGTTCAACACGATCCGCGACCGCCAGCACAAGAAGTGGCCGGACGCGCGGTACATCGGATATTTCCAAGCCTATACGAACACCTACGCCCCCGTCAAGGAGCTGCGGGAATATTACGAAGTCATCCTGGAGCAGCCCGGCGTCGTCGGCTTGTCCATCGCCACGAGACCCGATTGCCTGCCCGATGATGTCGTCGACTATTTGGCCGAGCTGAACGAGCGCACCTATCTGTGGGTGGAGATGGGGCTGCAGACGATCCACGAACGCACCTCGCAAATCATTAACCGCGCCCACGATACCGAATGTTATTACAAGGCGGTTGAAAAGCTCAGAAAACACGGAATCCGGGTGTGCGCCCACGTGATCTACGGACTGCCTCTGGAGACGCACGAGATGATGCTCGAGACGAGCCGTGCCGTCGCCGCCATGGACGTTCAGGGGATCAAGATCCACCTGCTGCACCTGATGCGCAAAACGCCGATGGTCAAGCAGTACGAGCAGGGGCTTGTTCGTTTCCTGGAGCGGGACGAATACGTGAAGCTGGTCGTCGACACGCTGGAATTCCTGCCTCCCGAGATGATCGTGCACCGCGTCACCGGCGACGCTCCGCGCGACCTGCTGATCGGGCCGATGTGGAGCCTGCGCAAAT